From Draconibacterium halophilum, one genomic window encodes:
- a CDS encoding Nif3-like dinuclear metal center hexameric protein, whose translation MKIKAITNFLEDFAPLKLQESYDNAGLILGDKNTEVSAALVTLDVTEEVVDEAIKRKAGLIIAHHPIIFSGLKKITGKNYIERTLIKAIKNDVAIYAAHTNLDSVTGGVNGKICEKLGLENCKILQPSGGLLKKLITYVPVDHANSVREAVFAAGAGNIGNYDSCSFNTHGQGTFRGSDTTNPFIGKKGEQHYENEIRFETVFPDYLQGKIINALVHAHPYEEVAYDIYSLDNKFDQIGMGMTGTLPKEIDEKKFLKLLKETFGTGVIKHTALKNKKVRKIAVCGGAGSFLLNQAIAAGADVFVTGDFKYHQFFDAENKIVIADIGHFESEQFTKELFYEILTKKFPKFAVHLSEVNSNPVFYF comes from the coding sequence ATGAAAATTAAAGCTATTACCAATTTTTTAGAAGATTTTGCACCCTTAAAGTTGCAGGAATCATACGACAATGCCGGATTAATTCTTGGCGATAAAAACACCGAGGTTTCGGCGGCGTTGGTTACGCTCGATGTAACCGAAGAAGTTGTTGATGAAGCGATAAAAAGAAAAGCCGGATTAATAATTGCGCACCACCCCATTATATTTTCGGGATTAAAAAAGATTACGGGTAAAAACTATATTGAGCGCACGTTGATAAAAGCTATAAAAAACGACGTGGCAATTTATGCCGCACACACTAATCTCGACAGTGTCACAGGTGGTGTTAACGGAAAGATATGCGAAAAACTGGGGCTGGAAAATTGTAAAATTCTTCAACCTTCTGGTGGGCTGTTAAAAAAGCTGATCACCTATGTTCCGGTTGATCATGCGAACAGTGTTCGTGAAGCAGTTTTTGCTGCCGGAGCCGGAAACATTGGAAATTACGACTCGTGCAGTTTTAATACACACGGGCAAGGCACTTTTAGAGGAAGCGACACCACAAATCCCTTTATTGGAAAAAAAGGTGAACAGCATTACGAAAATGAGATCCGTTTTGAAACTGTTTTTCCGGATTATTTGCAGGGAAAGATAATTAATGCACTGGTGCACGCTCATCCATACGAAGAAGTGGCATACGATATTTATTCGCTCGACAATAAATTCGATCAGATCGGGATGGGAATGACAGGTACTTTACCAAAAGAAATTGATGAAAAGAAATTCCTCAAACTATTAAAAGAAACTTTTGGTACTGGCGTAATAAAACACACCGCATTAAAGAATAAAAAAGTGAGGAAAATAGCCGTTTGCGGAGGAGCAGGTTCGTTTCTTCTAAACCAGGCAATTGCTGCCGGAGCCGACGTTTTTGTAACCGGCGATTTTAAATATCACCAGTTTTTTGATGCCGAAAATAAAATAGTTATCGCCGATATCGGACATTTTGAGAGCGAACAGTTCACTAAAGAACTTTTTTATGAGATACTTACAAAAAAATTCCCTAAATTTGCAGTCCATTTATCAGAGGTGAATTCCAACCCGGTTTTTTACTTCTGA
- a CDS encoding MerR family transcriptional regulator — MPYKKPKIEKILYSIGEVADMFDVNVSHIRYWENQFEALKPVKNKKGNRQFTKKDIETIRFIYHLVKERGLTIDGARKKIKENPEDTLNNFEVVKRLQDIKQELLAIKQGLGENEN, encoded by the coding sequence GTGCCTTACAAAAAGCCCAAAATAGAAAAGATACTCTACTCCATTGGCGAGGTGGCCGATATGTTTGATGTAAACGTATCGCACATTCGTTATTGGGAGAATCAGTTTGAGGCACTGAAACCGGTAAAAAATAAAAAGGGCAACCGTCAGTTCACTAAAAAGGATATTGAAACGATTCGTTTTATTTATCACCTGGTAAAAGAGCGTGGACTGACCATTGATGGCGCCCGGAAAAAAATAAAAGAAAATCCGGAAGACACATTAAACAATTTCGAGGTGGTTAAACGTTTACAGGATATTAAACAAGAACTTCTCGCTATAAAACAAGGACTCGGAGAAAATGAAAATTAA
- a CDS encoding peroxiredoxin family protein, translating into MRITEQMQMLPKACFYSLLGDSICIDEFDSQKNLVMIYFHPECEHCQYEAQEIGQNAIAFSSCQLLMITSDDSIPRVEDFCNNYNLWELENFEILLDKQNHFKEVFGRAVIPSVYIYDKEQKLKKQFLGETKPEAIIAEIGSDSDTLFFRE; encoded by the coding sequence ATGAGAATTACAGAGCAAATGCAGATGTTACCAAAAGCCTGTTTCTATTCTCTTTTGGGAGATTCAATATGTATTGACGAATTCGATTCGCAAAAAAATTTGGTAATGATCTATTTCCATCCTGAATGTGAACACTGTCAGTATGAAGCCCAGGAGATAGGACAAAATGCAATTGCTTTTAGTAGCTGCCAATTACTGATGATTACTTCCGATGATTCCATTCCCCGTGTAGAAGATTTCTGTAATAACTACAATTTATGGGAATTGGAGAATTTTGAGATTTTACTCGACAAACAAAATCATTTTAAAGAGGTATTTGGAAGAGCAGTTATTCCTTCGGTTTATATTTACGATAAAGAACAAAAGCTGAAAAAGCAATTTTTGGGCGAAACCAAGCCCGAAGCAATTATCGCAGAAATTGGGAGTGATTCAGATACACTATTTTTTAGAGAATAA
- a CDS encoding zinc ribbon domain-containing protein: MNAPYSRQEDKDISVEEKLRALHELQSVVSDVDKIKTLRGELPLEVQDLEDEIAGLKTRLVNLDDEVKNLDTSINNKKISIKDSQALIVKYTEQQNNVRNNREFDSLSKEIEFQNLEIELSEKRIKEFTAEMTEKKEIITASKEQLKEREEDLERKKGELSEITEETKIEEDKLRSKSEKIESFIEPRLLGAFKRIRKNARNGLAVVTIQRDACGGCFNKIPPQRQLDIASRKKIIVCEYCGRILVDQNINVVEDIAE; this comes from the coding sequence ATGAATGCACCATATTCAAGGCAAGAAGACAAAGACATTTCAGTAGAAGAGAAATTACGCGCGTTGCATGAATTGCAAAGTGTTGTTTCTGACGTTGATAAAATAAAAACCCTAAGGGGTGAGCTTCCGTTAGAAGTTCAGGATCTGGAAGACGAAATCGCCGGTTTGAAAACCAGATTGGTAAATTTGGACGACGAGGTTAAAAATCTGGATACTTCAATCAACAACAAAAAAATCTCGATAAAAGATTCGCAAGCGTTGATTGTAAAATACACCGAGCAGCAAAATAACGTTCGTAACAACCGCGAATTCGATTCGCTCTCGAAAGAGATTGAGTTCCAAAACCTGGAAATCGAACTTTCGGAGAAACGGATTAAAGAATTCACCGCGGAAATGACTGAGAAGAAAGAAATCATTACTGCTTCAAAAGAACAGTTGAAAGAGCGTGAGGAAGATCTGGAAAGAAAAAAAGGTGAACTTTCAGAAATTACTGAAGAAACCAAGATAGAAGAAGATAAACTGAGATCTAAATCAGAAAAGATTGAATCCTTTATCGAACCTCGTCTGTTGGGAGCTTTTAAACGTATCCGTAAAAACGCACGTAACGGTTTAGCCGTGGTTACTATTCAGCGTGATGCCTGTGGAGGTTGCTTTAATAAAATACCACCTCAGCGCCAGTTGGATATTGCAAGTCGCAAAAAAATTATTGTTTGCGAATATTGCGGTCGTATTTTGGTTGACCAGAATATTAACGTAGTTGAAGATATTGCTGAATAA
- a CDS encoding peptidase domain-containing ABC transporter, producing MTTKQKTKHITKTFTKQHNQFYCGLACLASLVKYYGGETTQEKLREESGTTLNGTSLLGLYQAAKKLGFEAGGYEADIKNLKEQCDPVILHILKEEKLEHFVVCYGFANGKFIIGDPGWGVTEYTEEELAAVWKSKTLLKLSPGKNFVTKESETKNKRIWFLYLIKEDFPLLGIAAFLGVVISVLGLATAIFSQKLIDQILPDGDVRKLAMGIAIFAIILLARALITYVRSIFLVRQSKDMNVRLIANFFGKLLFLPQPFFNSTSTGDMIARMNDASRIQKVVVYLSSQIVIDVLVTLISAGYIFFYSISTGFISLLSVPVFGFLAWRYNKKVIFSQREVMQSYAATESKYIDTINGIKAIKTYNRENLFSKVVNAVYEFFMQKVYSLGLLGTRLNFWISFGSAILLVGVISWTSFRILSEHLMLGQMMAIITLVGGMGTSVINIAMANIQLQEARIAFDRMYEFAAAEPEYQVSDFDEQEYVLRLNKLQVKELNFRFPGRSLLFKDFNFEVNKGEMVTFFGDIGCGKSTLLSILQRFQKPESGRIIINGEDWLRHETAAWRKNLGVVEQHVHLFNGTILENIALEENPDIEKVVQFCREYGFHEFISEFQQGYATIINENSTNLSGGQRQMISFARALYNRPQLLLLDEATSAMGRRTEKFVIELLNRIKKDIAIIFVTHRPQLARYTDKIYVIEDKSITIAGRHEELIDKNRFYREAFEELVLGEKS from the coding sequence ATGACAACCAAACAAAAGACCAAACACATTACTAAAACCTTTACCAAACAACACAACCAGTTTTACTGCGGACTTGCCTGTCTCGCATCGCTTGTTAAGTATTATGGTGGCGAAACCACCCAGGAAAAACTGCGCGAGGAAAGTGGAACTACTTTAAATGGTACTTCATTGTTAGGGTTGTATCAGGCCGCCAAAAAACTAGGTTTTGAGGCAGGTGGTTATGAGGCTGACATTAAGAACTTAAAAGAACAATGTGACCCGGTAATTCTGCACATTTTAAAAGAGGAAAAACTGGAACACTTTGTGGTTTGTTACGGCTTTGCTAATGGTAAGTTTATAATTGGTGATCCGGGATGGGGAGTAACGGAATATACCGAAGAAGAATTGGCCGCAGTTTGGAAAAGTAAAACACTTCTTAAACTTTCTCCTGGTAAAAATTTTGTTACAAAAGAGTCTGAAACCAAGAATAAACGTATCTGGTTTCTGTATTTAATAAAAGAAGATTTCCCACTATTAGGCATTGCTGCTTTTTTGGGAGTCGTAATTTCAGTATTAGGTTTGGCCACCGCTATTTTCTCACAAAAATTAATCGATCAGATTTTACCTGATGGTGATGTTCGTAAACTTGCTATGGGTATTGCTATTTTTGCGATCATTCTTTTGGCAAGGGCGCTTATAACTTATGTGCGAAGTATATTTTTGGTTCGCCAGAGTAAAGATATGAATGTGCGCTTAATAGCTAACTTTTTCGGCAAGTTACTTTTTTTACCCCAACCATTTTTCAATAGCACATCAACCGGCGATATGATTGCCCGTATGAATGATGCCAGCCGTATACAGAAGGTTGTTGTGTACTTAAGTAGTCAGATTGTTATTGATGTTTTAGTTACCTTGATTTCGGCCGGATATATATTTTTTTATTCCATATCAACAGGTTTTATAAGTTTATTATCCGTTCCTGTTTTTGGATTCTTAGCCTGGCGTTACAATAAAAAGGTTATTTTTTCTCAACGGGAAGTAATGCAAAGCTATGCCGCCACCGAAAGCAAGTACATAGATACCATTAACGGAATAAAAGCCATTAAAACGTATAACCGCGAAAACCTATTCTCAAAAGTTGTAAATGCTGTTTATGAATTTTTTATGCAGAAAGTTTACAGTCTGGGTTTACTTGGAACAAGGCTTAATTTCTGGATTAGCTTCGGAAGTGCAATTTTGCTTGTAGGCGTTATTTCGTGGACTTCATTTCGGATATTATCCGAACACTTAATGTTGGGGCAAATGATGGCCATTATTACGTTGGTTGGAGGAATGGGAACCTCGGTAATAAATATTGCCATGGCTAATATTCAATTACAGGAGGCCCGCATTGCATTTGATCGGATGTATGAATTTGCTGCTGCTGAACCTGAATATCAAGTTAGCGACTTTGATGAGCAAGAATATGTGTTACGGCTTAATAAACTTCAGGTAAAAGAACTGAACTTTCGTTTTCCGGGGAGGAGCTTGTTATTTAAGGATTTCAATTTTGAAGTAAACAAAGGAGAGATGGTGACTTTTTTTGGAGATATTGGCTGTGGAAAAAGTACCTTGCTTTCTATTTTACAGCGATTTCAAAAGCCGGAATCCGGTAGAATAATTATAAATGGAGAAGATTGGTTGAGACACGAGACAGCAGCATGGCGGAAGAATTTAGGAGTTGTAGAGCAACATGTTCACTTATTTAATGGTACTATATTGGAAAATATTGCACTGGAAGAGAACCCCGATATTGAGAAAGTTGTTCAGTTTTGTCGTGAATATGGTTTTCATGAATTCATTTCAGAATTCCAACAAGGATATGCAACCATTATTAACGAGAACAGCACGAATCTTTCGGGAGGGCAAAGGCAAATGATATCTTTTGCAAGAGCTTTGTATAATCGGCCTCAATTGCTTTTACTCGATGAGGCGACATCTGCAATGGGACGACGAACGGAGAAGTTTGTTATTGAACTACTAAACAGAATCAAGAAAGATATTGCTATAATTTTTGTTACGCACAGGCCTCAACTTGCCCGTTATACCGATAAGATTTATGTGATTGAAGATAAGAGTATTACTATTGCTGGTAGGCATGAAGAGCTTATTGATAAAAATCGGTTTTATCGGGAAGCCTTTGAAGAATTGGTTCTGGGCGAAAAGAGCTAA